GCCGCGCGCATTGTTGCGAGGAGCGAGGAAGATGACCGGTAACTCAGCTTCTGTCACGGTCCGTCGTCCCCGCGAGAAGGATAACAAGCCGTAAGTCTTCGTTTTTCTGTAGTCGGCCCATTTGCCCATCATTCCGCTGTCCCAGTGGTCGAAGCCGGTGGGTTTAGAAAACAAATGGGCGGCAAGAAAAACGACCGAGACGATGAATGCGCCAGCAGCTAGAATAATGGCGGCGATGCCGACGCCATCGACCTCAGCCATGTTTTGGTGTTAGATTCTAATCTTCCACACAAAAGCAGAGTGAACCACAAGGGTGATTGCTGAGGTCGAGTCGTATGTCGCCGACAGCGACGTCAGACGCGGAGCTGGAGATATTCGAGGCGAATGTAGATAGAGGGCAGAAAGCCTTGACGTCGGCGCCGTTGGAGAACTGATTGCGAGGGGTGATCCCATGTCGGTTTTGCAATGCCAGCGTCGCAAATGCAGGTTGGCAGCAAGGTTGACCGACCGACACCAGATATGGTCGTGAGTATGGGTCTCGATGCTCAGCTGCAGGCGTTCCGTCCAATAAAGGCGAATCAGCGAACCTCAATCGACCATAGCTCGGGTGCATTCATGCAACTGTGCCGCAGGAATCACTGGACCGCTCCAGCCATCGCAGCTCATGTTGGCGGCTATAGGTCAAATTGGGCAGCGACAACACATAAGAGGCCACCCACTTGGTGTTGTGTTACTCCCAGCCTTGCCTTTGGCGCATCCCTCGGCCACACCTCAGGGAAATCTGGCGCATGGGGTGTTCCCCTCTCTTCATGCGACCGTCACGCTCTGTTCTGGCGGAGAACTTCTCCTGGGACAGTACTACGCCTCCGCGTgcccccatcgccatcatcgcgAATTGCGAACTCGACGAAGGTGAGGCCTTGCGTGCCTTTCACTTCGCTCTCCACCCTGTGCTCCAGCCCCGCCATTCGATCTATGCACCTCTCCAGCAGTAACCCGAAATACCGCCGACGCTCAGCCTAGGAAAGCCAATTCAGCCCATCTGAACACGATAGAGTGACCTGGGGCAATAGGCTTCGGTCTAATCAGCCCAAGGTCATTCGCGAGGCGCAATGGAGGCAATCTCACTCTTTGGGACGATCCTTAGTATCATCACAACTTTCCGCGATGCCTTCCCGTCCCTCGCTTCCGACGCGACCGATTGGAAGAACTACGAATTCTTCGACCGCGCTCGCTGGGTGAAGTTGCTCAAGATCATAAAAAACATAGAAAAGTGGCAATGGCGGTGGATGGTGTATTCCGAGGAGGCGGGACAGCAAGGAAGCCTGCAGTCCAAGTTCTGGGGCTCTTCCGCTTCTGAAATAACAGAGCACGTCAAGTGTATCCAAGACGAGGTGGCCAAGCTGCAAAAGCTGCTCAACACTCGCAGGATTGaccggggaggaggttgtttcGGTGTCTTTAGGAAAAAGGGGCGGGATGTCTTGTTCCGATCGGGTGGCAACATAAACAGAATCCTCGAAACCCTTGACACGCTCGTCTTGGGCCTGGATACGATGAGCGACGAGGCCTACTGGCGTCTCTGGAGACGTCAAGATTTTGGAGAAAAAGAACCACGGCCACCCGAGACCTCGGCTCTGCATCAGTTTggacaccagcaccacctgGTGAAGCTTGCCATGCACACATGGTTGACGTCCAACCAGCTTCGGGACTGCTGCTTGGGTAGGGGTCGAAAACTCGAGTTGGATATCGAGCTCGACCTCTTCTTTCGCCAGCGCCCGCATGACGGGGTAGAACCAAGATCGCAAGTGATTGCAGAAGCATCTCAGACCAAAAGCCTCGGCTACACTCTCCTAGTCAGCCAACCAGACTACATGAATAGGAGAAAAAGAATTCGCCTTACCCCAGACCCAACTCGTGTGCCCGAGAGATGCAAGACGCTTTTCTCCGAAGCCTTCGACGTCGTTTCCGGTCATGCGGGTGGCGGTGAAGCAGGGCTCGAGCTGGTAACAAAAGGTCAACGCGTAACCATGAAGCTAGAAGAGCTTCAGAACGTCGTTGGCAACCTACCAGAGCCTACATCACTGCGCAGCCAACTAAGCTCGCAATCAGCGAGGGAGTCCTTGGACGACCCAGTACGCAAGATCGATCATCAAATATGGAAAATGAAGCGAGCTTTCCACATTTCCGAGTTCTGCTTGCTCTTTTTCAAGTCCAAGTGGATGAGTTGGGTATGTAGCTGCAATATCCAGGAGTATGACCTTTCGTCTCTCGACACTACTACCAACAGCACGTTCCTCGTCGACCAGCGGTATCTGTTTGCGGTTAAAGGCCTTAGCAGTGATGACAAGGATGTGCCGCCAGCGGCTTGCGCTGCGGCACCAGCCACACCGAATGGGTCGGGCAATGGGACTGCGACGCTGAAGCCATGTTGGTGCCAGTCGAAGCTGAGCGATGATCCAAAGGACAAGAATGTGGCCTCGAGTCTGCAAAGATACCCCCTCTTCTCACTGGGGTTGATCTTGGTCGAGATTGGCTTGGGACGCCCGTTACAGGAAATCCAGGTCAacaaggctgttgttgacgtgAACTCGATATTCTTCGGATACCACGACTCTTCGACCTCGGACCCAATAGTCAAGAAATCGCTCGAAGAATTGAGGCCGATTTTCAACGATGTCTTggctgacgacgacgacgatgaagacaaCAAGAGGGCGAAGAAAGCAGGAAGCGACTTCTATTCCGCCGTCAAGTTCTGCCTCAAATCGAGAGACCCACCAGGCGTTGACAAGACAAAACTGGAAGAATTCTTTGTAGAGGTCGTGTGGAAGTAAGAACCCCTAGATACTGTATTGTGTGCTGTTTCATGGTTCTCTGAATGCTGACCAAATCACGGTAGGTTGCACAATATCCAAAAAGACTTGATCGAACAGCGCGATGAACTCCTGCGTAATAAAGGCCAGCAGTTACTGCCGAGAAAGCAGACACAGCAGGAGGCATAAGTAGATCAGGAGATGAAGGTATGATGAGCTtgagtggtgttgggaaaTGAGAATTCCAACGGGCCTCTCAATTTGTATCTAAGTCCTGCCACCGGATTGGCTTACACTTTGATAAGATAAGACCCCTCACCGCGGGGTGCACCATGGCGGGGCAGGCGGTCAGACGTGGCATTTCGACCTGTCAATGGACGAAGCTTCCCATTGAGTCATCGAAACCGTAAATGGAAAGAACCTTGATGAATTAACTTTGGATAACCCTCGAGGCCCTGAAACTTGCATCTTTAACCCTGCCAAATCTTAGCTCGAGTCAGACCCTTCCCAGCACAGACTTAACACCAACAATCGCATGCTTAGACGCATCCCACTTCCACCCTTCTCACTCCATACATTCTACCGCCTCATCTACCAGCACATTTTCCACGACATCATGGCTACCGACGAAGAAACAAAGCCCGTCTCTACGGACCTCCCAGTCCACCCCAAGCCCCAAAATGAAGACTTCGACATCGTCGCGACCTACCGCAGCCTTCTGTCGTCAGACAGGGAAATCACCATGCCCATTGCCGCCATCGAGTCCCTAATCGAGTTCCTCTCCGTAACCCCATACGTAACCTCGATGGAGCTCGTCGAAAAGGTCAAGCACCAAAaggccctcctcctcgcctcggccccgaaccccctccccatcctcgcgGGCGCAGATCTCTTCGAGCAGTTCCTGCTCCGGTCGCTTAGGCCGCCACCGGCAgcatcctccagctccaaccTGACCGAGCCCATGTCCTTCGACCAGACTCGCGAGCATCTCGTAGCCAACAAGCAACTATTTGCTCAGCGTGCCCAAGCAGCAAGGGACAACATCGCCATCTGGGGCGCCCGTTACGTCTCAGACGAGAAGATTGTCCTCACCGCTGGCGGGTCAAGAACAGTAACCAAGATTCTTCTGAGGGCGGCGACAGACCAGTCAAAGCACTTCAAAGTAATCTACATTACCgaaccaaccaacacccgCTCCCAAGCGGCCGTGGATGAGCTCCGCCAAGCGGGCCTCGAAGTCGAGACAATCGTCCCCAACAAGGTCGCTTATGTTCTTGCCAACCAAAAGAAGATCAACCTTGTTCTGGTGGGGACAGAGGCTATCATGCAAAATGGAGGTATCATCTCCGGAATGGGCACCGCTCAGCTGGCAGCTTTGGTAAAAGCCATCCCCGGAGGAATGAAGAGGTTTTATGTCGCGGCAGAGACGCACAAGATTGTGAGGAAGACGCCGATCGCGTATCCAATCGTGAAGAAAATGGGAGTGAGGCAGAGGGATATCACACGCTTTGAGAATATTGGCGTGGATCTGAACAATGAGCTGGTTAAGGAGCAGCTGCTTCAGGAGAGTGATGAGGTGGACTATACGGATCCGGAGCTGATTGATGGTATTATTACGGAGCAGGGCGTTAAGATGACGTGGCAGATTTGGGAGTTGGTTGATGATTACATATAAGGTAGTCAAATCACTTGCATGAACTGTTTTGGGGGTATCGTGATGGGCGTTCAGGTTGGGAAAATTAGGGTAGGTTTATGACCGATGGGCCTTGATCTGGCTAGCGAAGGGTTAGAAGTAGGATTAAATACCcatttgtttgttttggagaTGGTTTTATCGTGTTTTGTGGATGGATAGACATTGTGACTGATACGAAGCACTGGATTTAAAGATGGTCAGTGGCTTTGGGAAGTTGGTCGACAACGCTTTGGGGAGAGATCATGGGCAAGCTTGCTTTCATTCAACGCTATCAATTATCTTTTTCCAGGTCTCTGATTTGACATGACAGCTCTTGTTGTATCTTGGACATGATAGCCTTATTTCGCATCTCCAATAATCATCGAGGTtagctcctcttcctgtcGACATCATTCCCGTCCAGCTTTCTTCGAGTTTCTTCGTTCACCTTTCTCTCTGGTCTACTAGCCGCTCATAGGGTTACAAGTCAGCTTGCCTCCAGCTTTTTCGTCTAGACGAGAGACAAGAGTTGAAAGGCTTGGTTCATGCCAGTAACGGATCAATCAGACTGAGCTCTCCTGTGCCTGACGCGGTTAGGGCAACTCATAGACGGGTTGCTGGCAGGTTCCCTGTGTATTCCTGTGGTCTTCTTGCGTgaggaagcagcagcagctttgCAAGTAGTCCCGAATCTTGTTCGGGGGGAAACAGGTTGAATAGATGGTCGGCGTTGCTTTGGTGGGTTCGATGGGAACACTGTCGAGGATGCTGACGAGTCACCTTGAACATCTCACCCGGCTGTGAGTAAGACTGGCTTTGGTCTGGTAGCTCCAGCCCTCGCCTTCTGCTCAGTGGCCACGAGCAGGCGGTTGAAAGGAGTATGGAGGTCTCAAGGTAGAAAGACAGGAGCTAAGATGGTCCGACGCAGCCACCGATCGATCCACCATCAAATTCTCCCCCAAACGGGCTCTGGTCAAAGCAACGCAAAG
The window above is part of the Podospora bellae-mahoneyi strain CBS 112042 chromosome 3, whole genome shotgun sequence genome. Proteins encoded here:
- a CDS encoding hypothetical protein (EggNog:ENOG503PU8J) — encoded protein: MEAISLFGTILSIITTFRDAFPSLASDATDWKNYEFFDRARWVKLLKIIKNIEKWQWRWMVYSEEAGQQGSLQSKFWGSSASEITEHVKCIQDEVAKLQKLLNTRRIDRGGGCFGVFRKKGRDVLFRSGGNINRILETLDTLVLGLDTMSDEAYWRLWRRQDFGEKEPRPPETSALHQFGHQHHLVKLAMHTWLTSNQLRDCCLGRGRKLELDIELDLFFRQRPHDGVEPRSQVIAEASQTKSLGYTLLVSQPDYMNRRKRIRLTPDPTRVPERCKTLFSEAFDVVSGHAGGGEAGLELVTKGQRVTMKLEELQNVVGNLPEPTSLRSQLSSQSARESLDDPVRKIDHQIWKMKRAFHISEFCLLFFKSKWMSWVCSCNIQEYDLSSLDTTTNSTFLVDQRYLFAVKGLSSDDKDVPPAACAAAPATPNGSGNGTATLKPCWCQSKLSDDPKDKNVASSLQRYPLFSLGLILVEIGLGRPLQEIQVNKAVVDVNSIFFGYHDSSTSDPIVKKSLEELRPIFNDVLADDDDDEDNKRAKKAGSDFYSAVKFCLKSRDPPGVDKTKLEEFFVEVVWKLHNIQKDLIEQRDELLRNKGQQLLPRKQTQQEA
- the GCN3 gene encoding translation initiation factor eIF-2B subunit alpha (EggNog:ENOG503NW71; COG:J; BUSCO:EOG09262X8R), encoding MATDEETKPVSTDLPVHPKPQNEDFDIVATYRSLLSSDREITMPIAAIESLIEFLSVTPYVTSMELVEKVKHQKALLLASAPNPLPILAGADLFEQFLLRSLRPPPAASSSSNLTEPMSFDQTREHLVANKQLFAQRAQAARDNIAIWGARYVSDEKIVLTAGGSRTVTKILLRAATDQSKHFKVIYITEPTNTRSQAAVDELRQAGLEVETIVPNKVAYVLANQKKINLVLVGTEAIMQNGGIISGMGTAQLAALVKAIPGGMKRFYVAAETHKIVRKTPIAYPIVKKMGVRQRDITRFENIGVDLNNELVKEQLLQESDEVDYTDPELIDGIITEQGVKMTWQIWELVDDYI